ggagacgggtaggggTAGGTATATGTATGGTTGGAGGAGTTAGATCTgaatccaaccacgccccctgttTGAAAGAGTTTAAAAAGGACACAACTCCATACTGTCCTCTGTAGGTCAGGCGGAATATTACAATGAAAGGAGTGAAAGATATATAAAACTTTGAGAATGATGTATGTTCCAATTCTGTGGAAATCTGCTGAGTTTTGTGGCTGCGAATTTCATGTGGTCAAGTCATTAGTGGGCCTAGAGTCATAGAGATATACTGATGCACTAATCTAGGCAATTACTTGACTTTAagaaatcataatataaaattataaataacaataatgagcCTCTTAGTCTTTTACAGTAACTACATCACACCCTTGAAGAAAGATGCTGTATATTCGAAAAACTGAAATGAGAACCATAAATGTGTAATTCAAAGTTATttgtggtaaaaaaataaaacaaatgtatttcacCAAGAAATACTCAATAACTGAAGCTTATTAGAAAGAATCTGAACTTGAATATTGCCGAGTTCAGTCATCACCAGTAAAGGTCTTGAGAATTAACGGAATGAAATATAGAAACTGGTGAGAAATAAGGAAttattatatcaataaaaaataaattaaatgtatttacaactTTGCttatcttttttaaaacttaaaaaagaaagaaaatctatttGTTCATGCCCTCATGTAGTTCATTCTTCCCCTGTGTCACTGTCGGACTCCATTTCAGGAACTGTTGAACTGTACCACTCGGCATTCTCTTCTGGCTCTCCTTGTATGCCAGCAAGGGAAATCCCTCCACTTCCTGGCTTTGCCTTCATGTCCATCACCTCCAGCTGCTGGCCCTGGTGTTTGCGCTTCATGTGACGTCGCAGCGTGTTGCGCTCTGCAAAACGCATGTGGCATATTAAGCACTGAAAGGGTTTCTCACCGGTGTGTACTCTCTGGTGCCTCATTAGTTCCCCTGATTCACGAAAACGCCTTGGGCAAAGCTGGCACACAAAGTTTCTCTGACCTGTATGGATGTGTTTGTGTCGCTCAAGATGGCTTGATCTTTTGAATGCCTTGCCACAAAGGTGACATACATGGGGTTTGCTTTGGGAGTGTGTGATGGAATGGCGCTCAAGGTCTGAAAGATAGTAGAAGACCCGCgaacaaaactgacagtaaagaatGCGACGAGGGCCTAATGCTTGGTTCTTTGGGTCACTGATTGGAATTATGGGTGATTCAGGACGAATGGGTGAGGTGGAAGAGGTGGTATTTAACGAGTCTGTTTGGTCTACTGAGGTAGACTCAGTCTCACCTTCACAGTTTACCTCTGTCccattatttttactttcatgGACTGTGGCAGAGGAATCTGGCTTGGTGGCTTCAGAACATGAGGAAGGAGTAGTGACCAAATGCGTCTCAGGCAGGTTTTCTTGTTTCTTCTCCACAGACACAGCCAATCTGAGAAGGGCCTCCCGAAAAGAAGTGGGCACTGGTGTGTCAGAGTAGGCATCAGTGCTGAATTGCTTGTTTGGACTAGTAGAGGTCACTGTGGAAGTGCTAGAGGAAGCAGTTGATGAGGTAGGGCTAGCAGGAAGTTTAGAAGGGTTATTCAGTCCTGAGATGTCCGTAGCTGTGTCAGAGGAAATCGTGCTGAGGCTGAGAAGTGACGGACGTAAACTTAATTTAGATCCCaaatcaagtggacaagtagccAAGGGAAGTGCAACAGTTGAAGAGGAAGAAATCTGAGATAATTGCCCAGGCGAGGACGAACTCTGAGTTGAGGACACCTGAGGAGATGACAAAACTAGGAACATGGGGGAGGACTGAGTGTTTGGACTAAGAGGAACCGGTAAGGAAAGGGTAATTAGCCCTGGGTTACTTTTAGAGGATGGTGAGGAAAGAGACTGAAGCTGAgatggaggaagaagaagaatggGGGTGTTTGACCCTGTAGTATTAGCAACAATTTGAATGGGAACTGATGCCAAGTCAGACATGGCAGGTATGACGGGGGGTTTAGCATGATCTACAGAACTGTAAGAAGATTTTGGCTCCAGGTTTGGGGCAACTTGTGAGGTTTCCACTGAGACATGACCTATAGACATATTTGGACATAGTGAATTGGGTAGAATCTGTAGTCTGGAGTCTGCAATATCCTGTGTATCAGCAATGAAAGAGGGCTTATCTTCAGCTTGCCTTGTGCTTAGAGCTGTTTGTTCAGAGAGTCCCTCAGTGTGTTGTATATTATCAATTTGTGGGACTTTCAGTCCATCTGCGGTGAGTGTGTAAGGAATGCCCTGGTCATCTATAAGTAGTGTATCCATTGGATCTGGGGTTATGATGTTGGGGTACGATGCAGTTGGCATGGCTTCAAGCGAAGTGGAGGACAGATGTCCATCCCAATGCTGTGGCAGATATGTATGAGCGTCACTTACTGATGAAATCCAGCAAATTTCATTATCATCCTCCTGCTCCACTTCTACAAGTTGAGGCTCATCCTCAATTTCATCAACTTCCATATGAAGTGAACCTTCATATTCAGGGTCTACAACCCATTCACACTTCCTTTCCTTATTTAGGTCTTTCTTTTTTGGTAGGCTTAAATCTAATACCACGTCTTCTTCACATTGTACCAAAGAACTTGTCACTGCCATGTTCCTTCCAATATCAAGTCTCTCCTCTCTTACATCACATaaaatttgtgatttattatCTTCAATACAGTCTTTACTATATTCTAATCTTTCTTTGTTTGCATTTATGTCCATCCCAGGTTTACTCCTTCTTACATGAGCCATATCAACAACCTGTGTTTTATTCTCACTACACAACTCCTTGTTTGTTTGATTGCCTCCAGTAGGTGATGGTAGTTTATCATTATGgaaacttatatttaaaatagattgtCGTTGAACTTTAATCTCTAATAAATCATTGGTTGAGATGTTAGCAATGTTTGTAGCTTTGGTTGTTACCTCACAAGCTTCTGACCTAGCATTATCAGACTCCATCTTGGTTATCAGCTGCATGTTTATTGGTAGACTCCTTGTGTTCTCATCAAAAGTAACTAATTTATATTCAACAGTCTGATTTTCAAGAAGACTCATCTGGTCTGAGTCTGATTCATTTTTTGGCGAGTTCTGCATAGTATAATCCTTTACAACTTCTGCCTGATCTTGTGGTGGAACAAGAAACACATCTGGGGTCACATTGTCCTTAGATTCAGTCCTCAATGAGAGTCCCTCATCTGATAACTCACCCTCCTGACCCACAGACATTTGGCTATCTTTGGTGGCAGTAAGATCAGTCCACTTAATATGTGGAATGGTCTCACCTATCCTGTCCAATGTTTGTTGTTTGCGCATAGCAACTTCTGTACATTCAGCAGTAGAGAAGAAATCATATTATTCAGTACTCATGGAGTAAGTCACTTCATTATAACCTGAGAGAACAGTGAAATATTGGCAGACAGTGCTACGCAATCTTGCATAATCCATGTAATGGCACCATTGCCAGTTCCTTTCCCATCTGATGTAACTGCTGATTTTCATCCATGTCTCTGCCAGTGCCATCAGTCAGGACCTTCTACTCATCTAAGGCatcaatctaaaacaaaaaaacaaacaaaaaaacataagacaaaaacaaGATTCTACATTATGTAAAAGAAATAACAGAACTAAAGTTATAAAGACAAATCTAAAATGATCTGTTGTTTAAGGTAACAAtcctttataaaacattaatgctgtcaaaatgtacaaattaactgCAACTTTtactaaaaatcacatttttgaagTTACAGTCACTTTGTATACTCTTAATGAATTATTACCAACATTTAATactatgtttaataattattcgATATTTGATAGTCACATtctttgttatattgttataggTGTGTATTTGCATATAAAAAGACAGtagcatacagtacataaaaatggATGCTGAGGAAGTTTTGATCTGCCTTGGAAAACAAAATTGTtcaataatttgttcattttctgaACTATGGGGTTTGTTTACAAGCATTTATGAAGTATTTATTTTCACAAGCATAACAAACGGAATACTGCAGTTAAACACAACAGACAGAGGAGGCAATATAGAGtgccttgattaaaaaaaaaagtgtaattatatttcatCTAGGGATcagcactaataatttaatagagATCTAAAAATAATGAAGCCATTTGCATCTTTGTTAACAACATGATTACATTTCaggttattttcatttaatattgatGACTACCAAAAACATACATTCAGCAGTAGGATCTGATGACATCCATGAGCAACTcctcacagaaaaaagaaaaaaaaaaagaagaaaatacaaGAACACAACCTTTTTGATaggttattattttaaaagcctGTTTATTACCTGCATACATACTGTCAGAagcactataataaaaataataaaataaaaaatcttggtACACTATTGACCACAGAGAATTTAACAATTACTTATTAATTTCTCAGGCTTATTCGGAGTACACATATTGTCCTTATCGACTTTCTCTAGATGTGTTGTTATGGTTCGATAGGTCAACAAAACTACTCTTGATATATTTTAAGACCTATGAACACACTTCAGAGGAGTCTGGTGGATACTGTTGGCAGATCACATTTTagcagttgtttttatttgtatcagaaaGTATGATCTCTATATGTTAACAATCTAAAATGATCAGCATTTATCATATAACGCTTTTAACAATGGGTCAAAtcaataaaacactttatattttctaaacagcattattatattttattatggcATACTTTTCATAAACAGTATATTTAAACCAAGAAAACCATCAGTAACTTTTTTATGAATACCACAATATGACTacagtttataaaatatattagattttgtTGCATAAACGCAATCTAATTGGAAGTTctcatatttaacaatataaaaaaaaatactaaaaacagacCAATTCTTTGTAAATGAAAAGCTTGATGGGATGCCAACACAAATCAATACTTAATCACGGTACCAAGGAATCCTGAGCTACAATATAACCAAcattagatgtaaatgtaatatttctaaaAGTACACAAATGCCATGCAGGAATTCAACGCAATGAGCTTGAACTTCGCGCTGTCATGATAGCAGGTCCACTCCTCCTTCCCGTGGTTTTCATCACAAATAAACTGTCAACGCGCATGGCTCAAGGTTTGACACCAATGCCTTTGTCCATGCTGCACTGTGGGAGAGTTAGAGATCAACACGAGGACATTCGACGCCATTACGCGCCGGAGGTCCGTTTAAAGAAGACAAATATAAAACCTAACATCGCGTTTGATGTCTGTGGGGTCCTGACAGCGAGTCGATCCCGTGCCATTTCATGACCAAAAGTATCTATCTGAAGGATATACCCTCCCCATAACCTGTGTATTACAAATAGActttaattattcatatattttggTCAAAACACTGACTGCACTCGAACCTGCGACCAGCCATTTTATGCGTACCGAGGGTTCGAGCCGGTGACAGCGTTCAAAGACTGCTGCCTTGGAAACCTTATTTCTAACTTTCTAAGACAACCAACGCTCTTTAACTACTACTCACAAGAACGCACATTTCTTCTCAAAAGCTTACAACTATACGCACACATTGCTTCTTTATAACTGAAATACTGAATACGAAACTGTTCTCACCCCACAAGTCAGCTCGCGCAAGCACTGACTGGCCCGACCCTGAGATACTTCCGGAAGAccaaatatgaatgaatgactggGCGGAGAGGTTGAGCGCGAGCGAAAGGGGAGGGGGATGTTGTGGTGTTGCAGTTTTCTACGTCCGACCTGGACATGCTTTAGCCCTGAAATTTTGGAGCATGACTTCTTCAGTTGTGGTGTAGCCAGTATGTTCACATTATGTTCATGATATTTAACGCATTTAGTAATATGTAGGCTACATTAAATTGTGGCAcatctttctatatatatatataatttttttggatgGAATAAAGCGCTTTAAAAATTCTTTGTATGCTACAGAAATCGGTTATACAGactatccaggtaaaataaaatcagtgttgttaatgacaacaaactttcAAGATTCTTTATTGTAGAATCATGACATTACAAGAGGTAAATACATTCAAAGATGATTCACTGTAAAGTTCGCACAACGCAAAACTGAATCTGTGTGACAGCAATAATTCAGCAAGGCTTTTATG
The Cyprinus carpio isolate SPL01 chromosome A16, ASM1834038v1, whole genome shotgun sequence genome window above contains:
- the LOC109105088 gene encoding zinc finger protein 236-like, yielding MRKQQTLDRIGETIPHIKWTDLTATKDSQMSVGQEGELSDEGLSLRTESKDNVTPDVFLVPPQDQAEVVKDYTMQNSPKNESDSDQMSLLENQTVEYKLVTFDENTRSLPINMQLITKMESDNARSEACEVTTKATNIANISTNDLLEIKVQRQSILNISFHNDKLPSPTGGNQTNKELCSENKTQVVDMAHVRRSKPGMDINANKERLEYSKDCIEDNKSQILCDVREERLDIGRNMAVTSSLVQCEEDVVLDLSLPKKKDLNKERKCEWVVDPEYEGSLHMEVDEIEDEPQLVEVEQEDDNEICWISSVSDAHTYLPQHWDGHLSSTSLEAMPTASYPNIITPDPMDTLLIDDQGIPYTLTADGLKVPQIDNIQHTEGLSEQTALSTRQAEDKPSFIADTQDIADSRLQILPNSLCPNMSIGHVSVETSQVAPNLEPKSSYSSVDHAKPPVIPAMSDLASVPIQIVANTTGSNTPILLLPPSQLQSLSSPSSKSNPGLITLSLPVPLSPNTQSSPMFLVLSSPQVSSTQSSSSPGQLSQISSSSTVALPLATCPLDLGSKLSLRPSLLSLSTISSDTATDISGLNNPSKLPASPTSSTASSSTSTVTSTSPNKQFSTDAYSDTPVPTSFREALLRLAVSVEKKQENLPETHLVTTPSSCSEATKPDSSATVHESKNNGTEVNCEGETESTSVDQTDSLNTTSSTSPIRPESPIIPISDPKNQALGPRRILYCQFCSRVFYYLSDLERHSITHSQSKPHVCHLCGKAFKRSSHLERHKHIHTGQRNFVCQLCPRRFRESGELMRHQRVHTGEKPFQCLICHMRFAERNTLRRHMKRKHQGQQLEVMDMKAKPGSGGISLAGIQGEPEENAEWYSSTVPEMESDSDTGEE